One Gimesia aquarii DNA segment encodes these proteins:
- a CDS encoding FG-GAP-like repeat-containing protein encodes MSVRDNDSAPQSRAKRWIAVLGIALLVVMGGAWYQLGRSAARVERLMYQAQRDHSMGREQQAERNAAEVLKINPSFDEAAFLAAECAASQGKFQDALDYLKQLQTSNTEILVRSALFTSELQHYQLSRFSDAERSYRIVLALDSENIQANSHLARLLGLCGRRREAIPHVLNLIRQGIETDLLLLLARESGVINDLEALERARAAVPEDANPLLGLAWHAAEKEYTERAIQLLRDAIERQPDLIAAHVALGRQLLIAGRYNELIVWEKQIPPAAYEDAETWLVRAQIAEKEGLKEAAIRCYWEAAFRAPELKLPNFRLANLLDEIGETQTAKKFAKHTVRLQELNVVQDRFFSTSDNASIEPALELAKSYELTGRIWEAYAWCQLGVRVDPEHQNAQRYLEELRAKIKGIPLSLTVNTANVAQSVDYSMYSLPRFREIPLSSDKVRLNKSSMMSFRDDAEASGLHFQYFNGTEGRPSRRMFEFTGGGIGVLDFDMDGYPDIYFTQGRPWPPDEHANRDSDCLFRNCEAIRFEDVTTDVGIHESGFGQGVSVGDVNSDGFPDLYVANIGANYLWTNNGDGTFSDTTVEAGVGGSQWTTSCVLADLNADGLTDIYAVNYLTADDVFERICQHPDGSPRACLPFHFQGEIDRLWLNDGNGHFTDMTKGFLSVEPSGKGLGVAVWDAYGSGQLSLLVANDTVPNFFFVNESGSDHQPRLQERGIAAGLALNEDGKAEGCMGISLGDLNDDGQLDVHITNFLSESNTFYVNSSIGYYEDRTRMMDLHSPTLNVLGFGTQFLDLDLDGRLELFVSNGHVDDLRQQGRPYKMLPLLFQWNGQRFSKVDGTVLGSYFQEKRLGRSVARIDWNRDGRNDLIVGHLEGGSALLTNTSVPAGNYLSLRLFGVESNRDAIGTTVQVRIDNKTITRQLTAGDGYQASNERRLIVGLGNARQIDELIVRWPSGKVQKFKKVSVSQELWLAEGGKLFSSVSDQSIPSIALD; translated from the coding sequence ATGTCCGTCAGAGACAACGATTCAGCTCCACAATCCCGAGCGAAGCGGTGGATTGCTGTATTGGGCATTGCTTTGCTGGTCGTCATGGGGGGGGCATGGTACCAATTGGGGAGATCAGCCGCGCGAGTAGAACGATTGATGTATCAGGCTCAACGTGATCACTCCATGGGAAGAGAACAACAGGCAGAAAGAAATGCCGCTGAAGTTTTAAAAATCAATCCGAGTTTTGATGAGGCAGCATTCCTTGCGGCTGAGTGTGCCGCATCACAGGGCAAGTTCCAAGATGCCCTGGATTATCTGAAGCAATTACAAACATCGAACACAGAGATTCTGGTTCGTTCAGCGTTATTCACGTCTGAATTACAGCATTATCAGCTTTCTCGTTTTTCTGATGCAGAACGATCTTACCGCATAGTTCTTGCTCTCGATTCAGAAAATATTCAAGCTAATTCCCATCTTGCGAGACTTCTTGGGTTATGCGGACGTCGACGTGAGGCAATTCCCCATGTTTTGAATCTGATTCGTCAAGGTATAGAAACAGATTTGTTATTACTTCTTGCTCGAGAATCGGGAGTCATTAATGACCTGGAAGCGCTCGAACGGGCACGCGCAGCAGTTCCTGAAGATGCAAATCCCTTGCTGGGTCTTGCCTGGCATGCCGCAGAGAAAGAATACACCGAACGTGCCATCCAATTATTACGAGATGCGATAGAACGACAACCTGATCTCATAGCCGCCCATGTTGCGCTGGGGCGTCAATTGCTGATTGCAGGACGGTATAACGAACTGATTGTCTGGGAAAAACAAATTCCACCCGCAGCATATGAAGATGCAGAGACTTGGCTTGTTCGAGCACAAATCGCTGAAAAAGAGGGTTTGAAAGAAGCGGCGATTCGTTGTTATTGGGAAGCGGCCTTTCGCGCTCCGGAGTTAAAACTCCCCAATTTTCGTCTTGCCAATCTTCTTGACGAAATTGGAGAGACACAAACTGCTAAAAAATTTGCAAAACACACAGTCCGTCTACAAGAACTGAATGTCGTTCAGGATCGATTTTTTTCAACGAGCGATAATGCGAGCATCGAACCGGCATTGGAACTAGCAAAAAGTTACGAATTGACTGGACGCATCTGGGAAGCATATGCCTGGTGTCAACTGGGAGTTCGTGTTGATCCAGAGCATCAAAATGCACAACGTTATCTGGAAGAATTGCGAGCAAAAATCAAGGGGATTCCATTGAGCTTGACTGTCAACACTGCGAATGTCGCACAGTCTGTGGACTACTCGATGTATTCTCTTCCTCGTTTTCGAGAGATCCCTTTATCATCAGACAAAGTTCGTTTAAACAAGTCATCGATGATGTCTTTTCGAGACGATGCCGAAGCAAGTGGTCTGCACTTTCAGTATTTTAATGGAACCGAGGGACGTCCTTCTCGGAGGATGTTCGAGTTTACGGGCGGCGGTATCGGTGTGCTCGACTTTGATATGGATGGTTATCCCGATATCTACTTCACACAAGGGAGACCCTGGCCACCCGACGAGCATGCCAATCGTGATTCCGATTGTCTTTTTAGAAATTGTGAAGCAATAAGGTTTGAAGATGTGACTACCGATGTGGGCATTCACGAAAGTGGCTTTGGACAGGGAGTCTCCGTTGGAGACGTTAATTCGGATGGATTTCCCGATCTCTACGTCGCAAACATTGGAGCCAATTATTTGTGGACGAACAATGGCGATGGCACGTTTTCTGACACCACTGTAGAAGCGGGAGTGGGCGGCAGTCAATGGACTACGAGTTGCGTGCTGGCTGATCTGAACGCAGACGGATTGACAGACATCTATGCAGTTAACTATTTAACCGCGGACGATGTGTTTGAACGTATTTGTCAACACCCTGACGGTTCACCACGCGCGTGCTTACCCTTTCACTTTCAGGGAGAGATTGATCGCTTATGGCTCAATGATGGAAACGGCCACTTTACTGATATGACAAAGGGCTTTCTGTCCGTTGAACCGAGTGGAAAAGGACTTGGCGTAGCTGTGTGGGACGCATACGGATCGGGACAATTAAGTCTCCTTGTCGCCAATGATACTGTACCAAACTTTTTTTTCGTGAATGAATCCGGTAGTGATCATCAGCCCCGTTTGCAAGAGCGGGGAATCGCGGCCGGTCTTGCTCTCAATGAGGATGGAAAGGCCGAGGGGTGTATGGGAATTAGCCTCGGTGATCTCAACGATGATGGGCAATTGGACGTTCACATAACGAACTTCCTTAGTGAATCAAATACGTTCTATGTAAATTCATCAATAGGGTATTATGAAGATCGTACGCGCATGATGGACCTTCATTCTCCCACATTGAATGTTCTCGGGTTTGGAACACAGTTTCTAGATCTGGATCTTGACGGACGTCTCGAATTATTCGTGTCAAATGGTCACGTTGATGACTTGCGCCAGCAGGGGCGACCCTACAAAATGCTACCACTACTGTTTCAATGGAATGGACAGCGATTTTCAAAAGTTGATGGTACCGTTTTGGGTTCGTATTTTCAGGAAAAACGATTGGGACGATCTGTTGCTAGAATAGATTGGAATCGGGATGGTCGCAACGATCTCATTGTCGGTCATCTTGAAGGTGGCTCCGCACTTTTGACAAATACGAGTGTTCCTGCAGGTAATTATCTTTCACTTCGATTATTCGGAGTGGAATCGAATCGAGATGCCATTGGGACAACGGTTCAAGTTCGAATTGATAATAAAACGATTACACGTCAGCTTACCGCAGGAGACGGCTACCAAGCCAGTAATGAGCGTCGTCTCATTGTCGGTCTGGGCAATGCCAGACAAATTGACGAATTGATTGTCCGCTGGCCTTCAGGCAAAGTGCAGAAATTTAAAAAGGTCTCGGTTTCTCAAGAGCTCTGGCTTGCAGAAGGAGGAAAACTCTTTTCAAGTGTCTCAGACCAGTCAATTCCGTCGATTGCTTTAGATTAA
- a CDS encoding PPC domain-containing protein: MNAIKLTQFYFLTMLVALFYQQVVLAQLPTADLARVEPFAASAGKSIEVTISGTNLDDATELRFTHPGITAKPVLLPADDFFPKARIQGSKFTVTVAQNVPPGIYEARAVSYFGLSTARPFVVAAADSREVSESGNHATRETAMSVDVNSVITGSVASRGIDWYKFKATAGQRILIEILAERIDSKMDGQIIVYDSKGREVNRNRDWYGRDPFIEINSKQDNEFYVAISDILYRGGGNHFYRLSISDKPHIDFVFPPAGEPGSKNIYTVYGRNLPGGSLGKSVTLNGQQLESLEVEIRMPDVPTPPASFQPGTPRQGLLRASEFQLENSNSVKIGFATGPVVIESSHLNQQQVTLPVEIAGRFDEPNDEDVFRFRTEKGKTYCIEVISDRMQSQVDPALEVRQIMRSKEGVETLKKVAENDDLPSFFSVHNKDAINLNSNDAAVSFVAEHDGDYAVTVLNQFGGGSPADIYRLAIREPKPDFQLIATTERPLPTGRTGYSVTPLLRKGAKWGVRIVAPRQDDFTGEIVITAENLPQGVTAQPLTLSGKTDRGILIISADPSAKTWAGEIKIIGKAQINQQQIVREAKFASLIWGHIFSDAIRVRSRLTTRIPLSVNEHEKAPVILAPVENKEYTVELNQKLEIPIKIINNGKRTGNLTIEPHGLFGMLRSPPTVNIAENKTDGKLVIDFKPNGNFKAEAGRYQFALLGVGVTQYQHNLQASKKAAAELKRIENLVVQVKSDVDRTKATVEKTKTMLNQAKQNAAQSGSESERQIKLKKAQADYDTALKASKTAAAKLVQAEKVKTQLAAKAKSTESKASAKSNKFAVWSDLITVNVKKPADKK, encoded by the coding sequence ATGAACGCAATAAAACTGACACAATTTTATTTCCTTACGATGTTGGTTGCCCTGTTCTATCAACAGGTAGTATTAGCACAATTACCAACTGCTGATCTGGCACGGGTCGAACCATTTGCAGCCTCTGCAGGAAAAAGCATTGAAGTGACTATCAGCGGAACGAACCTGGATGATGCCACCGAACTGCGTTTTACTCACCCCGGCATCACGGCCAAACCCGTCTTATTGCCTGCAGACGATTTTTTTCCGAAAGCACGTATCCAAGGTTCAAAATTCACTGTCACAGTAGCACAGAACGTTCCCCCTGGAATCTATGAAGCGCGCGCCGTCTCTTATTTTGGACTCTCTACAGCCAGGCCCTTTGTTGTCGCTGCCGCTGATAGTCGCGAAGTGAGTGAGTCCGGAAACCATGCAACCAGAGAGACAGCGATGTCTGTTGATGTGAATTCCGTGATAACGGGCAGTGTCGCTTCACGGGGCATTGATTGGTACAAATTCAAGGCAACCGCCGGTCAACGAATATTAATCGAAATTCTTGCTGAGCGAATTGATTCGAAGATGGATGGCCAGATCATTGTTTATGATTCAAAAGGTCGCGAAGTAAATCGCAACCGTGACTGGTACGGTCGCGATCCTTTTATCGAAATCAACTCGAAACAGGATAACGAATTTTATGTGGCTATTTCTGATATTCTTTACCGAGGGGGAGGAAACCATTTTTATCGATTGAGCATCTCTGACAAACCCCACATTGACTTTGTTTTTCCTCCCGCAGGTGAACCGGGTTCAAAAAACATTTACACGGTATATGGACGGAATTTACCAGGTGGTAGTTTGGGAAAATCCGTTACGCTCAATGGACAACAACTGGAATCGCTCGAAGTCGAAATTCGAATGCCCGATGTGCCTACGCCCCCTGCCAGTTTCCAACCCGGGACTCCCAGGCAGGGTCTATTACGTGCGTCAGAGTTTCAACTCGAGAATTCTAATTCCGTAAAGATCGGTTTCGCTACCGGGCCTGTAGTGATTGAATCGTCTCACTTAAATCAACAGCAGGTTACCCTGCCGGTAGAAATCGCCGGACGTTTTGATGAACCGAACGATGAAGATGTTTTTCGATTTCGCACTGAAAAAGGAAAGACTTATTGTATCGAGGTCATTTCTGACCGCATGCAATCTCAAGTCGATCCCGCTCTGGAAGTCCGCCAGATCATGCGATCAAAAGAGGGAGTGGAAACTCTCAAAAAAGTAGCCGAGAATGATGACCTTCCCTCTTTTTTCAGCGTTCATAATAAAGATGCAATCAACCTCAACTCGAATGATGCCGCTGTTTCTTTCGTCGCAGAACATGATGGTGACTATGCGGTAACAGTGCTCAATCAGTTTGGCGGAGGTAGTCCAGCCGATATTTACCGTCTGGCGATTCGAGAACCCAAACCAGATTTTCAATTGATTGCTACAACAGAACGCCCCCTGCCTACCGGACGAACGGGCTATTCAGTGACTCCGCTTTTAAGAAAGGGAGCCAAATGGGGCGTCCGTATTGTCGCGCCACGCCAGGATGATTTTACTGGGGAAATCGTAATTACCGCCGAGAATTTACCACAGGGAGTCACCGCGCAGCCTTTGACGCTCAGTGGAAAAACGGATCGTGGAATCCTTATCATTTCTGCTGATCCATCTGCGAAAACCTGGGCAGGTGAAATTAAAATCATTGGAAAGGCACAAATTAATCAACAACAAATTGTCCGTGAAGCAAAGTTTGCCTCTTTGATCTGGGGACATATCTTTTCCGATGCCATTCGAGTGCGTTCCAGACTTACGACACGTATTCCCCTTTCCGTGAATGAACACGAAAAAGCACCTGTGATTCTGGCGCCTGTGGAAAACAAAGAATATACAGTCGAACTCAATCAAAAACTAGAAATCCCCATCAAAATTATCAACAATGGCAAACGGACGGGAAACCTGACAATAGAACCGCATGGTCTATTCGGTATGTTACGCAGTCCTCCTACAGTCAATATTGCGGAGAACAAAACTGACGGAAAACTGGTGATTGACTTTAAACCAAATGGCAATTTCAAAGCGGAAGCCGGGCGTTATCAATTTGCACTATTGGGAGTCGGCGTGACTCAATACCAGCATAACCTACAAGCGAGTAAAAAAGCTGCTGCTGAATTGAAACGCATAGAAAACCTGGTCGTACAAGTTAAGTCCGATGTAGATCGCACGAAAGCAACTGTTGAAAAAACAAAGACTATGCTGAATCAAGCCAAACAAAATGCAGCCCAATCCGGTTCAGAATCTGAACGACAAATAAAACTGAAAAAGGCGCAGGCGGATTACGACACAGCACTCAAAGCGTCTAAAACGGCAGCAGCTAAACTGGTTCAGGCCGAAAAAGTGAAAACACAATTAGCCGCAAAAGCAAAATCAACGGAATCAAAAGCATCAGCAAAAAGTAATAAATTTGCAGTCTGGTCAGATTTGATCACTGTGAATGTCAAGAAACCAGCAGACAAAAAGTAG